A genomic region of Drosophila kikkawai strain 14028-0561.14 chromosome X, DkikHiC1v2, whole genome shotgun sequence contains the following coding sequences:
- the LOC108071683 gene encoding uncharacterized protein, translating into MPSVRYSLQIHLLLSILLLTSGQRSPPGRVPAPPRQDLQTPNFDGESFERFGGGDGGGLASSESQESSEENSAEMREQLKQLLGEQLANAFAPLATTPFSPPSTARRPGIIAPSTGAEARAQFAQDPESNEEEDGEGDEEESTEENTTPQPQPQPQPQPQPQPPSQPQLPGFLPQPSAGETEDSEEDYNPWRDNFYDLNEDGSYIFGYAIPHGVRRWEKGYYSEDQHGRVVEGFYVQPRHLAQGLGYELRCYIADSEGYHALPVEFLIRPPRVQREEEPQVNCFNSHRKRI; encoded by the exons ATGCCATCGGTTCGGTATTCGCTGCAGATTCACCTGCTGCTCTCGATTCTGCTCCTGACATCCGGACAGAGGTCGCCGCCGGGTCGAGTGCCTGCTCCGCCGCGACAGGATCTGCAGACACCCAACTTCGATGGCGAGAGCTTCGAGAGATTCGGAGGAGGTGATGGGGGTGGCCTAGCGAGTAGCGAGAGCCAGGAGAGCAGCGAGGAGAACAGCGCGGAGATGCGGGAACAGTTGAAGCAGTTACTCGGCGAGCAGCTGGCCAATGCCTTTGCCCCATTGGCCACCACGCCCTTCTCGCCTCCATCAACGGCAAGGCGGCCAGGAATAATTGCGCCCAGCACGGGGGCCGAGGCACGGGCTCAGTTTGCCCAAGATCCGGAATccaacgaggaggaggatggtGAAGGGGATGAAGAAGAGTCCACCGAGGAGAATACAacgcctcagcctcagcctcagcctcagcctcagcctcaacCTCAGCCTCCATCTCAACCTCAGCTACCAGGTTTCTTGCCGCAGCCTTCAGCTGGTGAGACCGAGGATTCAGAGGAGGACTACAATCCCTGGCGCGACAATTTCTACGACCTTAACGAGGATGGCAGCTATATCTTTGG ttacgCCATACCCCATGGCGTCCGTCGCTGGGAGAAGGGCTACTACTCTGAGGATCAGCATGGCCGGGTGGTCGAGGGCTTCTACGTGCAGCCCCGTCACCTGGCCCAGGGTCTGGGCTATGAGCTGAGATGCTATATAGCCGATTCCGAGGGCTATCATGCGCTGCCAG TTGAGTTTCTGATACGACCGCCAAGGGTGCAACGCGAAGAAGAGCCCCAAGTAAATTGCTTTAATAGTCACCGTAAACGGATATAG
- the LOC108071682 gene encoding uncharacterized protein: MFEFAPKVGPLAVMLMMLLLVLSPVDSRWTRRPRRTTTPRSTTEKADRHQYVHHWPPLVVSAPAHVQAPVQAPVQAPVQAPVQIPLPAPSPPQVSPRLIDSFDRRSADGEYEFRFQLDNGNTRYERAYWLPVGKDLVLAKKGYYSVPLPNDQFSTIFYTADNRGYHVDMQTLTGERPVLPRSLEVPGVGSKMESGTGTGMGGGAGSKRNSISDPERNEQDVENVEDIVDGDVDTSVAGTERVPNAVSQVETETETETEPSTLANDILASEAADDDDDDDDDDDDDASAAAPDDVDDEGNSN, from the exons ATGTTCGAGTTTGCCCCGAAAGTCGGTCCGCTGGCGGTGATGCTGATGATGCTCCTGCTAGTCCTCAGTCCCGTGGACTCGCGGTGGACGAGGAGGCCCAGGCGTACGACCACCCCAAGGAGTACCACTGAGAAGGCGGACAGGCATCAGTATGTTCATCACTGGCCACCACTGGTGGTGTCAGCTCCTGCTCATGTTCAGGCTCCAGTTCAGGCTCCAGTTCAGGCACCAGTTCAGGCTCCTGTTCAGATTCCACTTCCTGCTCCCTCACCTCCCCAAGTGAGTCCCCGCCTGATTGACAGCTTCGATCGCAGATCTGCGGATGGAGAGTATGAGTTCAG aTTCCAGCTGGACAATGGCAACACCCGCTATGAGCGCGCCTACTGGCTGCCCGTGGGCAAGGATCTGGTCCTGGCCAAAAAGGGCTACTACTCGGTGCCCCTGCCCAATGACCAGTTCTCTACCATATTCTACACGGCGGACAATCGAGGCTATCATGTGGACATGC AGACGCTAACCGGAGAGAGGCCGGTGTTGCCGCGCAGCCTGGAAGTGCCCGGAGTGGGATCCAAAATGGAATcgggaacgggaacgggaaTGGGAGGTGGAGCGGGGTCTAAGCGAAATTCAATAAGCGACCCGGAGCGTAACGAGCAGGATGTGGAGAATGTGGAGGACATTGTGGATGGGGATGTGGACACAAGTGTAGCTGGCACCGAGCGGGTACCCAAT GCTGTAAGCCAAGTCGagaccgaaaccgaaaccgagacCGAGCCATCAACTTTGGCCAACGACATTTTGGCAAGCGAGgcggctgatgatgatgatgacgacgacgacgacgacgatgatgatgcttctgctgctgctcctgacgATGTTGATGATGAAGGCAACTCAAACTGA
- the Neto gene encoding uncharacterized protein Neto isoform X2 — translation MPLRVKNFCGSAGESITAESNILHLRFYADQIAINSTFGILYTAFRDRGAACTEDEYDCEDATCISKDLKCNDLDNCKFRWDEEGCTGETTGQSEHVVIIVIVFGLILGGMVITFIVNCIRKIIRDQKIIREHIRESKESKLDEMGRNSKGRSRENISRQKHSQTSLQILDDVSNRYYREAVPLSTQSSKADFKEKEHSILRRHADMTQTSLGGGGGGDDDESSSTTTATHEMMTKATMAAAPINACDMGCQTRESLFVNSPGIGASAGAGVNVGFGMGVASSGSSSGPGGGVASLMRQKSSSSCGSGGGAMMMPPPPPRFFSTFGYEPSGSPSAAGTLTRRSMQQQQQQQQQQQQQQQHHQQLPRQESMELEERHSLRSHYGGLLVTPSAKPPQEICHHHHQHQQHAQQQQQQQHLQQQQQQRLQHHAHPAHPHPPNIAARLPAMKGHGLGIGGPGQTTILPGGNNKQQQQHPQKNEESKVFIDIRNSAPDVIIMTSH, via the exons ATGCCATTGAG GGTAAAGAACTTTTGCGGTTCCGCGGGCGAGAGCATCACGGCAGAGTCAAACATTTTGCACTTGCGCTTCTACGCAGATCAAATTGCGATTAACTCGACATTCGGCATTCTGTACACGGCGTTCCGGGACCGAGGAGCTG CCTGCACCGAGGACGAGTACGATTGCGAGGACGCGACCTGCATATCAAAGGATTTGAAATGTAATGACCTagacaattgtaaatttcgaTGGGACGAGGAGGGCTGTACG GGCGAGACAACTGGTCAATCGGAGCATGTGGTCATCATTGTGATTGTCTTTGGACTGATTCTTGGCGGAATGGTCATTACCTTTATTGTAAACTGCATCCGCAAGATAATACGGGATCAGAAGATAATACGG GAACACATCCGGGAGTCCAAGGAGAGCAAGTTGGATGAGATGGGTCGCAACTCCAAGGGTCGCTCGCGGGAGAACATATCCAG ACAAAAGCACTCGCAAACCTCTCTGCAGATCCTGGACGATGTCTCCAACAGATACTACCGCGAGGCAGTGCCTCTTTCGACGCAATCTAGCAAGGCCGACttcaaggagaaggagcacAGCATCCTGCGCCGCCATGCGGACATGACCCAGACAAGTctgggcggcggcggtggcggtgatGACGACGAATCCAGCTCCACCACCACAGCCACACACGAGATGATGACAAAGGCCACCATGGCGGCAGCCCCAATTAATGCCTGCGACATGGGCTGTCAGACGAG AGAATCGCTGTTTGTCAACAGTCCCGGAATCGGAGCGTCGGCGGGAGCGGGTGTTAATGTTGGCTTTGGTATGGGCGTTGCCTCCTCGGGATCGTCCTCCGGTCCCGGCGGCGGTGTTGCCTCGCTAATGAGACAAAAGTCCAGCTCCTCCTGCGGCTCGGGGGGCGGGGCCATGatgatgccgccgccgccgccgcgaTTCTTCTCCACATTTGGCTATGAGCCATCGGGATCGCCGTCGGCGGCTGGGACACTGACAAGGCGCAgcatgcagcagcaacagcagcagcaacagcagcaacagcagcagcagcaacatcaccaGCAGCTGCCGCGCCAGGAGTCCatggagctggaggagcgacACAGCCTTCGCTCGCACTACGGTGGATTGCTGGTGACCCCTTCTGCCAAGCCGCCGCAGGAGATCTGTCACCATCatcaccagcatcagcagcatgcacagcagcagcagcagcagcaacatctacagcagcaacagcagcaacgtcTGCAGCATCATGCTCATCCTGCCCATCCGCATCCTCCGAATATTGCTGCTCGCTTGCCGGCCATGAAGGGACATGGCCTGGGCATCGGAGGACCTGGACAGACAACAATCCTGCCGggcggcaacaacaagcagcagcagcagcatccccaGAAGAACGAGGAGTCCAAAGTGTTTATCGACATACGGAATTCGGCGCCAGATGTGATTATCATGACGTCCCATTGA